The Aspergillus oryzae RIB40 DNA, chromosome 5 genome segment ACCTTCAAGAACACAGGCACCACCTCAGGCTGGAGCTCCATCAACCAAGAGCACAAGGGCACAGTGCAACAAGTCACAAATGTAGTCTACGGAGGTTCCACCGCCCTAAAGATGACACAGGTCTACGATTCGAGCTACAGCGGCCGCTACCATTCGGAAGTTGTCCATAACGATATGTACAAACTCGGCGATGAAGGCTTCTACGGCTTCACCCTCCGTCTACAAGAGTCCTGGCAGTTCTCACCCGCACAGTCGTACAATATCGCACAGTTCATCGCTGATTTCGGTGATACCGGCTGCGACGATTACATGCCGTCAAGCATGGTGTGGCTGATCGGTGACCAGCTCTTTACGCGAGTGAAGACGGGTAGTGTGTGCGCGCAGAAGACCACTACCTTTAGCAATTTGGCTACTGTGAGTGCGGGCGTGTGGCATAAGATTATTATTCAGGCTAAGTGGAGGGCGGACGGGACGGGGTACTATAAGATGTGGTTTGATGGGAAGAAGGTGCTTGAGAAGTACAATATCGATACTACTGTTGATGATGGTCGGGCTTTCCAGTTCAGGGTTGGGCTTTATGCGAATGGCTGgtatgatgatggtggtatGAAGGGATCTCAGGGGACTCGCCAGGTGTGGTACGATGAGATTGTGGCTGGCACTACCTTTGCCGATGCGGATCCCGATCAGCAGTAGAGGCTTTCTTTTGGAGGTATAGGTGGTCTGAATGAAAGCAGTGACCTCTGATGTTGAATCGCCGGGGGATGCAAGATGTATTGATAGTAGATTCCCTATAGGTTGTTTGAGCTGAA includes the following:
- a CDS encoding polysaccharide lyase (predicted protein), with the translated sequence MRFQSLAAAILLSLSITIHATQTFKNTGTTSGWSSINQEHKGTVQQVTNVVYGGSTALKMTQVYDSSYSGRYHSEVVHNDMYKLGDEGFYGFTLRLQESWQFSPAQSYNIAQFIADFGDTGCDDYMPSSMVWLIGDQLFTRVKTGSVCAQKTTTFSNLATVSAGVWHKIIIQAKWRADGTGYYKMWFDGKKVLEKYNIDTTVDDGRAFQFRVGLYANGWYDDGGMKGSQGTRQVWYDEIVAGTTFADADPDQQ